In a single window of the Eleginops maclovinus isolate JMC-PN-2008 ecotype Puerto Natales chromosome 6, JC_Emac_rtc_rv5, whole genome shotgun sequence genome:
- the LOC134865634 gene encoding neurturin: MKLWKGATFAFVLCGAALSIVLVKNMATIGEFRPKSKYPHTSPSSSRLSSFSQSTFKTSPLSPSSSSAESAVMSRQMGGPLRRPRSADEMNSILSEFSAMFQSFTGGELQHVVGALLDRKRRKSRLLGDNQARRTKRARRPKPCSLRELELTVSELGLGFDSDETLLLRYCSGKCLAQRQNYDLTMEHMMRTGFKKKGRKDKVSNGPCCRPIAFEKDFSFLDNKSHYHTVRNVSAKNCGCV, from the exons ATGAAGTTATGGAAAGGTGCTACTTTTGCCTTCGTGCTCTGTGGCGCAGCCCTGTCCATCGTCTTGGTTAAAAACATGGCCACTATCGGAGAGTTCAGACCTAAGTCGAAATATCCGCACACGTCTCCATCCTCATCAAGACTGTCCTCATTCTCACAATCAACTTTCAAGACCTCACCGCTATCACCCTCCTCATCATCAGCAGAATCGGCAGTGATGTCCCGGCAGATGGGTGGGCCTCTTCGGAGACCCCGCTCTGCAGACGAGATGAACTCCATCCTCTCAGAGT TTTCCGCAATGTTCCAGAGCTTCACAGGGGGCGAGCTTCAGCATGTGGTCGGCGCTTTGCtagacaggaagaggaggaagagccgGCTCCTGGGTGACAACCAGGCCCGAAGGACTAAAAGAGCGCGGAGGCCTAAGCCCTGCTCTTTGAGGGAGCTGGAGCTGACTGTGAGCGAACTGGGTCTCGGCTTTGACAGCGACGAGACGCTGCTGCTGCGCTACTGCAGCGGGAAATGCCTGGCCCAGCGGCAGAACTATGACCTTACCATGGAGCACATGATGCGGACGGGCTTCAAAAAGAAAGGCCGCAAGGACAAGGTCAGCAACGGGCCCTGCTGTCGGCCCATCGCTTTTGAAAAAGACTTTTCCTTCCTGGACAACAAGAGCCACTATCATACAGTACGAAATGTGTCGGCGAAGAACTGTGGGTGTGTATGA
- the LOC134866488 gene encoding la-related protein 6-like, whose product MLFWIPNDQLTTVSRCIFSLLRSINFSRCFSLIPSLLHSETAQLSDLLSLSFGDTMSNPIGDDAQSDQDEEYREGELLCLKITAQLEDLFTDSHLAEDGFLLKHVQKNKLGFVSLKLLTCQKKIKVLTTNWFMTLAAAVYSELLEVNDECTKVRRIEPLPKKLLCSPTSKLLLAWNTSVENSTGDNGSTRGLEHAFLSKSILQKFSAHGRITSSWILHAGEELPKELQCYAKRHNQLGQKLCVVVKFNLLEEVRKTYSAMKAEEEKSDGDGIHVVPLGFQSMHHINRGEPSEENNKVQPEDTPSQENPHKTPEDSVIEDLSQVSVSDKTPGTSQPQKFVENSVQITFEQISTHWNSKSLSSLNQRYRKRNWCSGDCDTENSQSPWVLRRKYAASVLNPKVALHKNAPRLMQMVMRQPLGPDGTKGFQSRRKPLQQGELKSSLGSRKTTSAD is encoded by the exons atgttgttttggatCCCAAACGACCAACTGACAACTGTGTCCAGGTGCATTTTTTCATTACTCAGGAGCATTAACTTTTCTAGGTGCTTTTCCCTAATACCGTCTTTACTTCACTCAGAAACAGCACAGCTCAGCGACCTGTTGTCACTGTCCTTTGGAGATACAATGAGTAATCCGATTGG agATGATGCACAATCTGACCAGGATGAAGAATACCGTGAAGGTGAGTTGCTCTGCTTAAAGATTACGGCCCAGTTGGAGGATTTGTTCACCGACAGCCACCTGGCCGAGGACGGCTTCCTGCTGAAACATGTGCAGAAGAACAAGCTGGGCTTCGTCAGTCTCAAGCTCCTCACTTGTCAGAAAAAG ATAAAGGTCTTAACCACAAACTGGTTCATGACTCTGGCAGCAGCAGTGTACTCCGAGCTTCTTGAGGTGAACGATGAATGCACCAAAGTGAGGCGGATTGAGCCGCTCCCCAAAAAGCTGCTGTGTTCCCCCACCAGCAAGTTGCTCCTTGCCTGGAACACTTCTGTGGAGAATTCAACCGGAGACAATGGATCAACCCGAGGCTTGGAGCACGCTTTCCTCTCAAAGAGCATCCTTCAGAAGTTCAGCGCCCATGGCAGGATTACTTCATCCTGGATCCTGCATGCTGGCGAAGAGCTTCCCAAGGAGCTGCAGTGCTACGCCAAGCGCCACAACCAGCTCGGACAAAAATTGTGTGTAGTGGTGAAGTTTAATCTTTTGGAGGAAGTTCGTAAGACTTACAGCGCCAtgaaagcagaggaggagaagtcAGACGGTGACGGTATACATGTGGTGCCTTTGGGATTCCAGTCGATGCACCACATCAACAGGGGTGAACCatcagaggaaaacaacaaggTCCAACCTGAGGACACACCTTCCCAGGAAAATCCTCATAAAACCCCAGAGGATTCAGTCATAGAGGACCTCTCGCAAGTTTCAGTTTCTGACAAGACTCCAGGAACATCTCAGCCCCAGAAGTTTGTGGAAAACTCTGTGCAAATAACCTTTGAGCAGATCTCCACCCACTGGAACAGCAAGTCCCTCTCCAGTTTGAATCAGAGGTACAGAAAGAGGAACTGGTGCTCTGGAGACTGTGATACAGAGAACTCTCAGAGCCCCTGGGTGCTGAGGCGCAAATATGCAGCAAGTGTATTAAACCCCAAGGTGGCTCTGCACAAGAACGCACCCCGACTGATGCAAATGGTGATGCGTCAGCCTCTCGGCCCCGACGGCACAAAGGGCTTTCAGAGCAGAAGGAAGCCACTGCAGCAGGGAGAGCTCAAATCCTCCCTTGGAAGCAGAAAGACCACCAGTGCCGATTAA